CGCGGCCGCCTTCTTGATCCACACCTGCGCCACGACGAACGGCTCGAGGGGACGGAGCCCGCTGATGGGGAAGTTCTGCACCGCGCGCAGCGTCTGGATGCCGTAGAGCGCGTCGGAGGGGACTTCCAGGGTGCCTAACGGATCCTTCTCGGTTCTGGTCGGGGACATGCGACCCTCATGGCGGAGGGTGAATGGCGGCGAGGCGGCGACCGGTGGCGGGCGCCGCCCCGCGAGCCCTTATGGTGTCGGCGTCGGGACGACGAAGGTCGAGATGATCTCCATGGCCCCGTCGGTGACCGGGATGATGGACGTACGGAGGCGGGTGAGGACCACCGCGCGGTCGACATTGCTGGTTGCCGACCACGCCTGGTGCTGTCGCAACGGAATGGAATCGACGCCGTCGTCGGTGTAGGCGCAGCGAATCTCCTGCGTCTTGGCCCCCGTTCCCGACGGCGTGTACTGCAGCGAGACGATCAGGGCGCTGTTGCCGTCGGTCGCCGCCGTCCACTTGAGGGGAATCGATGTCGTGGAGGGGGTGATCGGGTCGATGAGGGTGAACGGCTCGGCGCTGCGCCCGCGGATCTCCGAGGCGGGGAAGCCACCAGCCACGCCGGGGACGGTGATGACGACCGAGTCACCGGGGGTGAAGGGGATCGTCGTCCCCGTTCCGAGCGCGTAGGTGAGCGCGCCGCCCGACGTCACGCGCGGGATGGGGGTCGTCGCAGCACCGATCCTGGCCGAGATGCTCTCGCCGGCGTCGAGAAAGGTCACGCCGGAAAAGTTGCTGCTGCTGGGCGGTACGTAGTCACCGACCGCGAAGCACGAGTCGGTGCGGATCCGCGCGTCGGGAATCGAGGTGATGGAGCCGCGAAAGAAGGTGGCGTTCGGGGCCAGGCGATACTCGCCGGCCGTGTTCTTGAGGGCCGCGATGTTGATGAAGCCCCAGCGTTGCTGGGAGGGGGAGAAGCCGACGGAGGTGTCGCACGCCGTGACGAGGGCGACCCCGGCCACGAGGACGCCGAGGGTACGCGAGACGTAGCGGGACGGACGGGAGATGGGCATCAGGGAGACGGTGGTGGTGGCGGGCGTCAGCGACGCGTGGAATCGTGCTGAGGTGTGACACCCGGGGCGTCGGGAGTTCCCGACACTCTCGCCGAGAAAAGGGGGACGAGGGCGAGCGCCGCCGCGCCGAGCATCCCGGCGCCGAGGAGGGCCACACTGACGGCGTGGAGGCGTCCGAAGGCGACCCGGCGGGCATCGGTGATGGCCACGCCCTCGAGGTCGGGGCCGAGGGCGGCGCGGAGGCGCTGGATGCGCGGCGCCACGCCGAGCTGCGCGCCTAACGAGCTGGCCAGGAGGACGAGGGCCGCCAGGCGGCGCCACCCGGCGCTCGTGGGGAGCATGCAGGCACCGACCACCGCGCCGCTCCAGAAGAGGACCGGGAGGACGCGGCCCACCAGCAGCCCGGCGAGGGCGCGCGACGGGAGGACGGCAAAGGCGGCGGGGGCGACGACGACCGCGAAGAGGAGCGCGGCGCCCAGCCAGAACCAGGGGAGGAACGCGAGGCGAGGCACGGGCGCGCCGGGTCAGCGCCGCAGCGGGCGCGCCAGCCCGGTGAGGAACGGGTTCGAGGCGGCCTCCGCACCGATGCTGGTCTCGGGGCCATGCCCCGGGTAGACGACCGTCTCGGCCGGGAGGGTGAGCAGGCGCTCCAGCGTGCGCTGGAAGGCGACGCCGTCGGACAGGGGGAGGTCGGTGCGCCCGACCGAGCCGGCGAAGAGGACATCGCCACCGAAGGCGACGCCGTGCCCGTGGATGACGACGTGTCCGGGGGCATGCCCCGGCATGTGCCAGACGTCGAAGCGCAGCGAACCTAACGACAGCTGGTCGCCCTCGTGCAGCTCGCGGTCGGGGACGGGGCCCAGCTCGAAGGGGAGACCGTACATCGCCGCCGCCCGGGGGGCGTACGCGTAGACCGGGCGGTCGTCCGGGTGCATGTAGATGGGGACGTCCCAGGCCCGGGTGACGGCGGCGATCCCCCCGATGTGATCGAGGTGGGCGTGCGTGAGCCAGATGGCCTCGAGGGTGAGTCCCGCGGCGCGGATCGCGTCGACCAGCAGGTCGCCCTCGTCGCCGGGGTCGACCAGGACGGCCCGCTGCGACGCCTCGTCGGAGACGAGGTAGCAATTCTCCTGGAAGGCCCCGACGACGAACGCCCGAATCCTCACGCGCTCGCCTCCCCTGCCGGGGCCAGCGCCCCCGCCGCGTCCTTGAGGTGCGTGAGGTACTTCTCGGCCGCCACCGCGGCGGTGGTCGCGTCTCCCACCGCCGTGGTGACCTGCCTCGTCAGCTGCACGCGCACGTCGCCGGCGGCGAACAGCCCCGGAATCGTGGTCTGCATGTGCCAGTCGGTGATGACGTACCCGGTGGCATCGTGGTCCACGTGGTCCGCGATGATCGTGGTGTTCGGCTTGAACCCGATGAAGACGAACATCCCGGTCACGGGGAGCGTGCGCGCCTCGCCGCTCACCACGTCGCGGATCGAGAGATGACTGACCAGCCCCTTGTCGTCGGCGTGCACCTCGTCCACCACCGTGTTCCAGACGACCTCGATCTTCGGGTTCTCGAAGACGCGCTTCTGCACGATCTTCGAGGCGCGGAACGCATCGCGCCGGTGGACCAGGTAGACCTTCTCGGCGAAGCGCGTCAGATAGTCGGCCTCCTCGCACGCCGCGTCGCCACCTCCGACCACCGCGATCGTGTGTCCCTTGAAGAAGGCGCCGTCACAGACCGCGCAATACGACACTCCCTTTCCGGCGTACTCGTTCTCGCCCGGGATGCCGAGCTTGATCGGGGTGCCGCCGGCTGTGACGATCACGGCCGGCGAGCGGTACACCTCGCCGTCGTCGCAGGTGGTCTCGAATGTCCCGTCGTCGAGGCGCTTGATGCGCTCGACGTTGCGCGTGTGGAACTCGGCGCCGAACTTCGCCGCGTGCGCGGCAAACTTCTGCGCCAGGTCCCACCCCTCGACGTGCTCGAACCCGGGGTAGTCCTCGATCATCTCCGTGTTGAGGAGCTCCCCTCCCGGTGCGCCACGCTCGAGGATCACCGTCTTGAGCATCGAGCGCCCGGCGTACAGCCCGGCCGTCATGCCGGCTGGTCCTGCCCCGACGATCACGACTTCGTAGTTGTGCGTGCCCACGTGCATCTCCCGGTGAGTAAGGCGCGGACGGTGCCGCGCCGGCTGCCGTAATCTCGCGCCGGGGCGCGCGTGGTGGAACCGGCGCGCCCCGCGCCGCTCCCCCACATGTCCGGGAGCTACGCCGGGCGTTCCCTTCGCCAGCGCCGGCGCGACCGGTCAGCGGCGGACGTGCCGTCCCCCATCGACGACCAGGACCTCGCCCGTGACGAAGGTGGCATCGAGGAAGTATTCGAGGGCGTGCACGACGTCCTCCGGTCCCCCCAGCCGGCGCAGCGGCGTGGTGGAGGCCAACCGTTCGGCCGAGGCATCTTCCCACCCCTCGGGGAGGAGCACGACACCGGGGGCGATCGCGTTGACGCGGATGTTGGGGGCGAGCGCCCGCGCGAGGGCGCGCGTCATCTGCACCACGGCCGCCTTCGACATCCCGTGCGGGATGTAGCCGCGCCACGTCTCGAAGGCGGCGAGGTCGGCGATGTTCACGATGAGGCCCCCCTCCCGCATGACGGCGGCGGCCGCCTGCGCGGCCAGGAAGGGGGCACGCACGTTCAGCGAGAAGATCTCGTCCCACTGCGCGGCGGTGACGCTCCCGACCGGGGTGCGCAGCATGTTGGCCGCCGAATTGACGAGCACGTCCAGGCGCCCGCAGCTCGCGACGACGTCGCGCACCAGCGCCTCGGGGGCGTCCGCGGTGGCGAGGTCGGCGACGAAGGCGCGCGCCGTCCCGCCGGCGCGCTCGATCTCGCGCACGAGGGCATCGGCCTCGGCGGTCGACCGGCGATGGTGGATGGCGACGTGGTAGCCACGCCGGGCGAGGGCGCGCGTGAACGCCGCGCCGAGCCGGCGCGCGCCACCGGTCACCAGCGCCACGCGCTCGCCCGTCGCGGCGCCCTTCCCGTCAGGCAACGACGACACCGGCACGCCGGGCCTCGACGCGCGCGTCCTGTCGCTCCAGCCACGCGAGCGGGACGGGGAGGGCGCCGATCGCGCGCGACCCCGTCGTGGCGCCATGCGAGTCCGAGCCGCCGGACGGGACGAGGTCCAGGTGGTCGGCCACGGCGAGGAGGCGCTTGCGGTCTTCCGCCGAGTGGCTGGGATGGAGGACCTCCACCCCGTCGAGCCCCATCGCCTTGAGGGCGGTGAGACGGGTCAACGATCCTTCGCCCCCCGGATGAGCGAGGACGGCGATCCCGCCGCACGCGTGGACCATCCCGATGGCGTCGCGCAGCGAGAGGCGACGCTTGTCGAGATAGGCTGGACGCCCGACGGCGAGGTAGCGGTCGAAGGCATCGCGGCTGTCGCGGGCATAGCCGTTCTCGACGAGGGCACGGGCGACGTGCGGGCGCCCGATCGCCCCGCCCGCGGCGGCATCGAGGACGTCCTGGAAGGTGATCTTCACGCCGATGGCGTTCAGGCGCTCGACCATCCGGGCGCCACGGTCGCGGCGGGCCTCGCGGTAGGCGAGGAGGTCGTGGTCCATCGCCTCGATATCCGCCAGATGCAAGCCGAGGAGGTGTGTCTCGTCGTTCCCCTGGTAGGCGGACAGCTCGACGCCGGCGATGATGCGCAGGGGGGACCCCTGCGCCGCCTGACGAGCGAGGGGAATGCCAGCCACCGTATCGTGGTCCGTCAGGGCAATGGCGCGGACCCCGGCCGCCAGCGCGGCCGCCACCACCTCGGGCGGCGCCAGCGAGCCGTCGGAAGCGGTGGAGTGCATGTGCAGGTCGACGCGCGGCGCCTGAAGGTCACCGGGCGCGGGCGTCGCCGCAGGGAGGGTCACGTCGTGTAGCCCGCCTCGGGCGACATGACCCCGGGTTGCGACTCCCTGAAGAGCCGCGCGAGGTCGGCCTCGGGCATCTCGGCGAGCGACTGCTCGCGCGAGCGCACCCCGTGCGGCGAGTAGCGGGTCACGCGGACCTCGCGGTCGGCGCCGGTGCCGGCAACGAAGAGGAGGGCGAACTCGTCGCGATCGTACTGCGTCACGTAGCCGGACGGAAAGACCCGCCACGACCTGCCATCGATGGTGATGCTGCGCGTCGGCATGTCCTAGAGCTCCAGTTGATGCAGGAGGAGTTCACGCTCTCCCCCGCGTGTCCCGATGATCGCCCGCGCCTGCTCGAGGAGGGCGGGATCCTTCGCCTCGATGTACTGCACGACCTCTCCCGGCGCGTCCGACCGCTCGAACACCCAGTAGTACACACCGATGGCCTTGAGCGCGCCCTCGCGCGCGCGGGCGCGCGCCAGGAACTCGGCGCGCGCCGCCTCGGGAACGGTGGACCACAGCTCGGCCAGGGCGCGTGCCATGCTCAGAACCCGGTTTCGGGAATCGTCTCCAGCTGCTTCTTGACGAAGGCCATGAACTGGTCGGCGTCGGAGCCATCGACGATCCGGTGGTCGAACGACAGCGCGAAGTAGGCGCAGGTACGGATCGCGATGGTGTCCTCGCCGTCGGGCCCCGTGACCACCTTGGGGCGCTTCTCGATGCTCCCGAGGCAGAGGATGGCGACGGTGGGCTGCGGGATCACCGGGGTCCCCATCACGGAGCCGAAGACGCCGGGGTTCGTGATGGTGAAGGTGGCGTCCTGCACCTCGTCCGGCTTCAGCTTCTTGGCGCGCGCGCGGGTGGCCAGGTCGTTGATGTTGCGGGTGAGCCCAACGAGCGACAGCGAGTCGGCCTGCTTGACGACGGGGACGATGAGCCCCCAATCGAGCGCGACCGCGATGCCGACGTTGTACTGCTTGCGGAAGACGATGTCGGTGCCGCGCACCGCGGCGTTGATCACCGGGAACTTCCGCAGCCCCTGCACCACCGCCTGGGTGATGAACGGGAGGAAGGTGAGCTTCTCGCCGTACTGGGCCTCGAACTCCGCGCGCATGCGGTGGCGCAGCCGCGCCACCCGGGTCAGGTCGACCTCGAAGACGCTGGTGACGTGGGCCGAGGTGTGCTTCGAGTAAACCATGTGTCCGGCGGTGAGGCGCCGGATCTTGGACATGGGTTCGACGACATCTCCCGGCCAGGGGGTCACGACGGGGGGCTCGAAGCCGAAGCCGGCCGGGGCATACATCGACGCCATCGGCGCGGGGGCGATGCCGGACGGCGCCGCCGCAGGGGCGGTCGTCGCGCTCCCCGACTCGATGGCGTGCAGGATGTCCTTCTTCGTCACGCGGCCGGCTATCCCGCTCCCCTGCAGCCCGGCCAGCTGAATGCCGTGCTCCGCGGCGATCTTGCGGACGAGGGGTGAGGACTTGGTGCGAAGGCGCTCCTCGAACGACCCCGGCGCGGCGGCGGGCGCAGCCACTGGCGCGGCGGAGGGCGCCACCGGCGCCGGCGATGGAGCAGCTGCCGGCGTCGCCGTCGCGGCGACCGGCGAAGGCGATGCCGCCGGCGCGCTGGGGGGGGCGGCCGAGAGCGCCGCCGCAGCACTCGCATCGGACTCGAGGCGCGCGACCACCGTCTGGACGGGGACGGTCTGTCCGTCCGTCACGAGGATC
The Gemmatimonadetes bacterium SCN 70-22 DNA segment above includes these coding regions:
- a CDS encoding thioredoxin-disulfide reductase, encoding MHVGTHNYEVVIVGAGPAGMTAGLYAGRSMLKTVILERGAPGGELLNTEMIEDYPGFEHVEGWDLAQKFAAHAAKFGAEFHTRNVERIKRLDDGTFETTCDDGEVYRSPAVIVTAGGTPIKLGIPGENEYAGKGVSYCAVCDGAFFKGHTIAVVGGGDAACEEADYLTRFAEKVYLVHRRDAFRASKIVQKRVFENPKIEVVWNTVVDEVHADDKGLVSHLSIRDVVSGEARTLPVTGMFVFIGFKPNTTIIADHVDHDATGYVITDWHMQTTIPGLFAAGDVRVQLTRQVTTAVGDATTAAVAAEKYLTHLKDAAGALAPAGEASA
- a CDS encoding 2-oxoglutarate dehydrogenase, E2 component, dihydrolipoamide succinyltransferase; the encoded protein is MAQRRRGQINKRKGGPLARIDVVMPQMGESIAEGTMSRWLKKIGDSVKRDEPLFEISTDKVDAEIPAPAAGVLVEILVTDGQTVPVQTVVARLESDASAAAALSAAPPSAPAASPSPVAATATPAAAPSPAPVAPSAAPVAAPAAAPGSFEERLRTKSSPLVRKIAAEHGIQLAGLQGSGIAGRVTKKDILHAIESGSATTAPAAAPSGIAPAPMASMYAPAGFGFEPPVVTPWPGDVVEPMSKIRRLTAGHMVYSKHTSAHVTSVFEVDLTRVARLRHRMRAEFEAQYGEKLTFLPFITQAVVQGLRKFPVINAAVRGTDIVFRKQYNVGIAVALDWGLIVPVVKQADSLSLVGLTRNINDLATRARAKKLKPDEVQDATFTITNPGVFGSVMGTPVIPQPTVAILCLGSIEKRPKVVTGPDGEDTIAIRTCAYFALSFDHRIVDGSDADQFMAFVKKQLETIPETGF
- a CDS encoding hydrolase produces the protein MRIRAFVVGAFQENCYLVSDEASQRAVLVDPGDEGDLLVDAIRAAGLTLEAIWLTHAHLDHIGGIAAVTRAWDVPIYMHPDDRPVYAYAPRAAAMYGLPFELGPVPDRELHEGDQLSLGSLRFDVWHMPGHAPGHVVIHGHGVAFGGDVLFAGSVGRTDLPLSDGVAFQRTLERLLTLPAETVVYPGHGPETSIGAEAASNPFLTGLARPLRR